A stretch of DNA from Natrinema halophilum:
GCCGCCAGCAACACCCAGATCAGAACGCTATCGAATTGCGCGAGGAGGATTTCGACCCACGACCGGCCACCGCTCCGGATGATCTCGTTCTCGCCGTATTCCTCCCGTCGCCGACGCGCTTCCTCGCTCGTCAACCCCTCGTGTCGTGACTCGAGGTCCTCGAGAACCCGGTCCGACGAGACGTCGTATGGCGACTCGCTCATTGCCCGATGCTTTGTTCTGAAAGCCCATAGACATACCACGGCGCTTCGGCAAAGATGGTGATAAACGCGCCATCGCGTCCTCAAATAATCCCAAAGTAGATCTCTCATCCCAGGACTCTCGACTCGAAGCGTTCAAACGGCCAGTCCGTTATTGCCTTCCCATGGCGGGGTGGCTCGAGGTATTCGCAACAGCTTTTCTATTACAACTGCTCGCCCTGCCCGGAGAAAAAGGCCAGCTCGTAATCGCGGGTCTCGCGACGATGTACAGCCCGTACGTCGTCGTCGCCGGGGCAGCCACGGCTTTCGGTATCTGGACCGGCCTCGAGATACTCCTCGGTGAGGCGCTCAAAGGCTCCGTTCCAGTCGTATATCTCGATGCGCTTACAGCTTTTCTGTTCGTCTTCTTTGCCGTATGGATCTTGTATACCGGGAATAAAGCGAAGAGTGGCGATGACGGTCGGCGAACCGACCCAGGAGATCCACACAGTGACGGCGGCAATCGCGGGGTCGATCGCGACATCGACGAGGGAGGTCTGCTCGGGACGGAACTGAACAGTTCCTCGGGCGCAAACGGCTACGTGTCTTCGTTCGTGACGATGGGGATCGCCGAATTTGGCGACAAAACGCAGTTGATCACCATCAGTCTCGCCGCCCGGTACGGAGCTGATCCGGCGATCTGGTTCGGCGAAATGCTCGCCATCGTTCCGGTAAGCCTCGCGACGGCGGTCTTTTTCTCGCGGACCACGCGCTACCTGAATCTCACGTGGGTGCTGCGCGCATCGGCAGCGATGTTTCTGTTGTTCGCTGCCGACATCGGCTCGCAGTACCTCTTCGAGGTCTCACTTCTCCCGATCTAACTGTCGAGAGCGACAAGAAGGGGAGCGTGGTCGGCGCCCGTTCGGCGGAATCGGTCGCAAACGAGAGAGAGCACAGCCTGTGCCGGAACAGATGGCCGTGAGCTCCCCGGCCGACGCCGACACAGCGCCGCCGAGGTGCAGTCGCCAGAGATGAACCTCCAGAACGTACTTGCGCCGACGGCGATACCCATTCCGAGACGGAACGTACGCGGACATCAGGAGTTGGAAGTCCGTAATGTTCTTGATCTCGGTGATGGAATTCACTGGTATGACATGTAATTTCACAGTATGATCAGTAGCTTTTGTCGTACGTAGCAAATAGTATTACGTGATTTTTGCAAGACCAGTTCCGTGTAGGCAGGCGATAAGATAGCCGAATGCGCAAGTGAGAAAACAATCTGTAACTTGCATCTCATTGCAAGCCGATCCAAGGATTCTCAGACTCTATGCCGCAACCGATATGCTTTTATGGATGTGAACAATATTGTGTGGTAGCTCCAATACAGAGCACAAAATACCATGAGTTCCGAATACACTGTGTCAGAGACGCTCGACGTAAAAGGACAGTCGTGCCCGATGCCCATCGTGAAGACGAAGCAGGCTATCGACGATCTGGAAGCCACGGAGGTGCTCGAAGTTATCGCGACGGATTCGGGCAGTATGAGCGACATCGATGGCTGGGCGACCGGCACCGACGGCGTCGAACTTTTAGAGCAGGTCGAGGACGGCGACGTGTACAAACACTACGTGCAAAAAACCTCGTAACATGAGTACGGACAACCCCACGACGTCGGTCGACGAAAGCGAAGTCGAGGCTACGGAGGTTCAGGCCCTCCGCGATCGCGTCGAGGAGCTCGAAGAGTCGATCGCCGACATGGATGCCGGTGACGACCAGCAAAAGATGACGATCGTCGCCACCCAGGGCAGTTTCGACATGGCCTACCCGCCGCTCATCCTCGCGAGTACGGCGGCCGCCTTCGGCTGGGACGTTGTCGTCTTCCATACCTTCTGGGGACTCGATATCCTTCACGAGGAGAAATCGAGTAACCTCAAGCTGAGCGCCGTCGGTAACCCGAACATGCCAATGCCGAACGCTCTCGCTGCACTTCCCGGGATGGACACGATGGCCACGAAGATGATGCAAAAGCGGATCGACGATAACGGCACGGCCACCATCGAAGAACTGATCGACCTTTCGCTTGAAAGCGGCGTCGACCTTCAGGCCTGTCAGATGACGATCGAACTGATGGACTACGACGAGGACGATTTCTACGACGTAACGACTGGCGTCGGGGCGGCGACGGCAATCCAGCATATGGCCGAGTCCGATGTCCAATTACTGGTCTAAACAACCTGCGAGGGCTGGTTCCCCGCGTCACCGGGCGCAGAGATGAAGCCCGACACTCGGCCTAGTGGTCCGTCTCCCCGATATACCGTTCAACCACTTCCTCGGACACACTGCCCCCGAAGCTGTTTACTTCGTCGTTGGATCGTCACTCCAATCGAAGTCGACTCCGACAGCGACCGGGACCCCGCATTCGAGTCGAGCGTAATCGTTCATTCGATCCGGACGTCCGTAATTTGCTTCACGTCCGGCATCGCCCCGACAGGTGCGAGTTCGAATGGTTCACTCAGAACGCCGCAACCGATTGAGTAGACCGGTAAGACGCTCGGTCGAACTGCCTGTGAGTACGTTCACCAGCGTCTGACTCCGCTCGTACATCGTCTTTAGGGAACGGATCTGCTCGAGATCGTCATCAGCACGCTCCGAATCGATCGATTCCAACTGTGCTTCGGCTGACTCGAGCGCCCGTGTCATGACGTCTATCTCGCGTTGGACTTCCCTCCGCAGGAACTCCTGCAGAACGTGCCAGAAGTCGGTTTCGGCTTCGTAATACGCTTTCTTTCCTTCACCGGGAATAGATCGTCTGTGAACGAGGTGAAGCCGCTCCATCGTTTTCATCGCGGTGCTTACCGTGGACTTGGCATATCCGCTTTGCTCGACCAGTTCGTCGAGAGACACCGGTTCGTTTTCGAAATGAAGATTCTCGTCGGTGCGCTCGACGCGGACGAGGGAACTGTCGAGGCGAGCGGTCGAATCGGATGGTGTCCCCAGGAGGGACTGTTGTACGACCGACTCACGATCACGGAAACTTTCAGTCTCTTCGGGGAGGCATACGGGATGACCGACGAGGATATCGCGACTGCTCGCAACAGACTCGCCTCTACGCTCGATTTTGAGCGATTCCTCGACTGCCGAATCGATCATCTCTCCGGAGGCAACCGTCAAAAGGTCAACCTCGGCATCGCGTTGATGCACGACCCTGACGTTTTGCTGCTCGACGAACCCTACACAGGTTTCGACTGGGACACGTACCTCGCGTTCTGGGACCTCACCGAAGACCTCGTCGAGCGCGGGACCGCGATCGCAGTCATCAGCCATCTCATCAACGAGCGCGAACGCTTCGATAGAATCTACGAACTCCGCGACGGACGACTGTACCCCGACGAGGTGGCCTGAGATGCGAGCGATAACCGGAACCAGGGCTCGTCTCGTGGAGTTCGCGCGACAGCCGACCACGTTGGCGATGCTTGTCTTTCTACCCCCGGTCGCCATCGAAACCTATGGGACTGCGATGGAATCGTTCCCGGCGCTCACCGGACTGAACGCCGATCCCATCACGGTCGGTCGGATGACCGGAACGCTGTTCGCCGTCGCCTTCCTCGCCGGACTGATCGGTCTCTTCCAAGTGATCAGCGCGAGGAGCGGTGACGAGCGACTCGCACTGTGTGGGTACCCCCGTCACCGTCTCCTCGCTACTCGCCTCGCAACGATGCTCGCGGTCTCCGGTATCGGTGCCGCGATCGCCTTCGGGATCTTCTCGTGGCGAACCGACGTCGCAGCGCCCGCGCTCGCGTTCGGTATACTGGTGCTCGCCGGACTATTGTACGGCCTCCTCGGAGTGCTCGTGGGGACGTTGCTCCCAAGCGACCTCGAGGGATCGCTCGTCCTCGTGTTCCTCGCCGACCTCGACAACGTCCTGTCGAGCGACCTGTTCGACGTGGGATCGATCGCCGAAATCGCTCCCCTCTACCATCCACACGCACTCTTCGAGGCCGCCGTTCTCGAGGGAACGCTAGACGGAGGCCACCTCGTGCCGGCGCTTTCGTACGTGGCTGTACTTCTCGTCGCTGCGTTCGTTGCGTTTGTCTCCGTCACCGGTGAGGAGGGGATGCTGGCATGAGTCGGATGGCAGTTTCGTTCGCGATGGGCGCCCGACAGATCAGGCGCACCCCGGTTCTGCTCGGATTGCTCGTGTTCTTGCCTGCCTACCTCGTCGGCGTCTTCACGTACGTCGCCCCCGACTCGACGGTGGCCTTCGAACTCGTCGGTGGTGAGACGGTGCGTGTAAGTCTCGCGGAGGTGTTTCCCGCGTTCA
This window harbors:
- a CDS encoding TMEM165/GDT1 family protein, with the translated sequence MAGWLEVFATAFLLQLLALPGEKGQLVIAGLATMYSPYVVVAGAATAFGIWTGLEILLGEALKGSVPVVYLDALTAFLFVFFAVWILYTGNKAKSGDDGRRTDPGDPHSDGGNRGVDRDIDEGGLLGTELNSSSGANGYVSSFVTMGIAEFGDKTQLITISLAARYGADPAIWFGEMLAIVPVSLATAVFFSRTTRYLNLTWVLRASAAMFLLFAADIGSQYLFEVSLLPI
- a CDS encoding sulfurtransferase TusA family protein, encoding MSSEYTVSETLDVKGQSCPMPIVKTKQAIDDLEATEVLEVIATDSGSMSDIDGWATGTDGVELLEQVEDGDVYKHYVQKTS
- a CDS encoding DsrE/DsrF/DrsH-like family protein; the encoded protein is MSTDNPTTSVDESEVEATEVQALRDRVEELEESIADMDAGDDQQKMTIVATQGSFDMAYPPLILASTAAAFGWDVVVFHTFWGLDILHEEKSSNLKLSAVGNPNMPMPNALAALPGMDTMATKMMQKRIDDNGTATIEELIDLSLESGVDLQACQMTIELMDYDEDDFYDVTTGVGAATAIQHMAESDVQLLV
- a CDS encoding GbsR/MarR family transcriptional regulator, which produces MSLDELVEQSGYAKSTVSTAMKTMERLHLVHRRSIPGEGKKAYYEAETDFWHVLQEFLRREVQREIDVMTRALESAEAQLESIDSERADDDLEQIRSLKTMYERSQTLVNVLTGSSTERLTGLLNRLRRSE
- a CDS encoding ATP-binding cassette domain-containing protein, with the protein product MKILVGALDADEGTVEASGRIGWCPQEGLLYDRLTITETFSLFGEAYGMTDEDIATARNRLASTLDFERFLDCRIDHLSGGNRQKVNLGIALMHDPDVLLLDEPYTGFDWDTYLAFWDLTEDLVERGTAIAVISHLINERERFDRIYELRDGRLYPDEVA